One Aegilops tauschii subsp. strangulata cultivar AL8/78 chromosome 2, Aet v6.0, whole genome shotgun sequence genomic window, CTTATAAGAAATATCTTAAGTGCTTTGGAAGTACTGAAGACTGAGAAGCTTGCACCAACCGAACAGCATATATCAGATTGCGTATGTTATGGAGGTGCTAATCTACCACAATTTGATGTTAAGAAGGCTCTTGAAGTTGCCATTCAGCATCAAGCCATCGTAACGAAAAAGTTAGGACTTGTGTCATTCTTTCTGGGAAAAGATGAAAATCTCTGGAAATGCGTGAATATAATGGATACCAATGCTAGGCACTCAAAAGAGACTCTAGATACTGTTCATAGGTACATATCTACTGCCCCTGGATGTTCTGCGATAAAGAACTCTCAATCAAGGTGAGATCCCACACCCAGTAATATGTGTTGATTATTTCTATATTTTTCTCGACTTTGTGGTTAAAAGCATTTTTATATTTATTTGTTTCTAGGTATCACGCTGCAACTCTGTTGAAGAAAACATGCTTGAAACGTCTTTCCCTAGGCGAAGTTCTTCAGGTTTTGTATATCGCAACCGATAAAATGAAGTGGTTTGTTCCTCACTCTTCAGGCTGGCAGCCTCTCTCATGGAACGTGATAGTGGCTGATACTGCTCCCGATGCTAGTGGAAAATCCTAGCCTAGCTACATTTCTCTTCTCACATTGGATGGACAATTTGAGTTCTGGTAGTTGGTACAAACTCTTGAAAGGCTGTGGTCTGGTGAGGTTAGAACTAATATGGTGGCCCAGTCTACGTTTCAGAATGATGTCGCGGGTAGTTTAAACTTGGTGTATGAGCTCAGGTTTCACTATTGTACTAGAATGGTACTTCTGTCAGTTAGTTGGTTTTTGCAATTCGAAGACACGGAGGAATACAGAAGGTTCATGATCTTTTGTTCAGGTAGTGCAACAGTGCCTGATTTTAGAGGTTATGATCTGTTCTTCCCCAAGTGGGCATAAGGCATATCAGGAGTTGATTTCGAGCTAGCCTGCCGTGGTGGCTCCTGGAGCAGTTGCTATTCAAGGTGTTCAACGAAGCACCAGCATAGAAGCTCACTTGTAAGTCTTAAAATGCATGGATTGTTAGACCATGTGGGTGGTTCGATTAACAATCTTGTACTGGGAACTTAATCAAAAGCTACCATTGCTATGGCTCCTGGCGCATGGCAATAGTCTGAAGATTGCATTTGAAATATGCCTTCAGCATAGTTTGCCTTGCCAAATTTGTCATGCTGTGTGTAGATACTAGCCCGGTGCTTGCCAAACTTGTCATTTGAAATGCCTGAAGCATAGTTAACTGCTGAGGAAAGGTTGGGAGTCATCCCATACATCGGGATGCTGGGGAGTCTTGTAATAACCATGATGACAAACTTCTGTGGTCAATGTAAATTATCTTTAGTTCTTTACTTCTGCTAGTGATGCTGGGTATCATGTTGATGTTGTGAATTGCATTGCCTGTGATGATTGGCATCTTGTTCACGCCTTTTATAGCGAGCTGTCGGTAACCGTTCATCATGCATGTAAAAAGATACCAAAATGGCTTCAACATGACAAACTTCTCAACAATTTGTACCCCTGTGTCCTTGCCAAGATTGTTATGCCCCTACTAAACCAATTTTTGGCATAGATTGAACGTCTTGTAGTAAAGGCTGTCCATGAATGTTGAAATTTATATGATCCAATCTTCCGCATGGTCTGAAGGTCTGAATGGATCTCTGAAATCACAAAAACCCACTCCTAGAATATACATGCAAACAAAGCTCCTGGCGCGAACAAAAACTCAAACAAATATTTTCTAAGAGTTTTTTTTGTACATGATCAATATTAGTGTTTGATGTGTTCTTGACAATTTTCATGCAAAAAGGAACAGTTGTGTTTGTGTTTCATCAGTTAATCATGTCTCTAGAAATGCCCAAAAAATTGGCAGTCTAAAAAAATTGGCACTCAACTTTTTTTTAAAGGTTGCAATGCTTGGGCTTCGCCATAAAAAATTGCAAATGACATTTGGACATGAACATTTACATGTCTGaattgttttctatttttttcacATTTGTAAATTGTAAATGTAATTTTGGGGCGCAGGAGCATATATGCTCCCTAGAGCCAAACTGAATATCTGCAAACCATGCCTCTTTTCTTCGAAATCACAAACAGTGATTGGTGCTTTTATTCAGTGCAGAGATTGTTTTGCATCTCAAATTGCAACACACCGATCTTCTCTTCTATTAGCTTATATATATGTGGATATCGACAGTACAATGGATTTCCACTATGGAAGAAAAGGGTTCTGAGAGGAACACACTTCCTTTTGCCGCTGGTATGCCCTTCATGAAACCAAAATGGATTTCTCAATCAGCAATAAGAATGTAGATCTTAATGTTTTCTCTTGGGAAAAAAGTGCAAGTATGCTTACCTCGAAGCGCTGTAGGAACCAAAAGAAACTGCGGCACAAATTATGAGCAGAAAGGGGGCTTTAACCAACGTCTTGTTTGATCTTCCGTATCCCGTTGGAACGCCAGACCTCATTACATGTACTGCATTTCAGGCATGATCATCTCATCAGCTACAAAGATGGAGGAAACAACAAATCTGCATTCTGAAACAAAATTTACCTTCCATTCTGTTCCCAAATCTTCGACCTGCAAACCGCAACGAGCATATACCATAATCCCATCAGTCAAACCAATTGCAACTTAGGTGCCAAATGATAAAGGAAAAACAAAGGCTGGTTATCAAAGTGAATAACATACCATCCTTCAAACAAGAATATGCTTCTACTATCTGCAAAACACAAACACAATTAAGCTTTGATTACAATTGTCGGAAAGAACTCAAATTCAGGAAATTGATCGTGATCCTCGTACGGAAAACCACATTCAAATATAATATTCACTCAACTGGAAAAAGTATGAGTGTTAGCACATTCAAATTTGCACAAAATCTCTTCCATACTAGGGAACGCCAAATATATGTCCATAAGCTGAACAGCTACCTAAAGCTCAGGAACTACATTAAGATCACATCTATGTTCATTTTGATACTAACGATTTAACTGTGGAAGAGCAATTAGCGTGGTAATTCCAAAAGCTCAGTAAGTACATTAAGATCACATCTATGCTCACTTTGACATCAGCGATTCAATTATGGAAGAGCAATTAGCATGGTAAACGTTGCTTCAAACATTAGCATGATCAAGCTAAATACTCGTCTAATTGCATTTCATGCCTGAATAACACCATGAACAAggaccccgcaaaaaaaaacacCATGAACAAGGAACATGCAAATAACAAACATCATGATGCCTGAAGTTCTTGACCATGACTGTTTTGTACCTGACCTGCTTGAATTTTGACTCCGCTTGAGGCTTCTCATGCGTCGGGACACGATCGGGATGGGACTCCATGACCATTCTTCTATACGCAGCCTTCACCTGCAACAGAAGATTCAGAGTATATATGAACTCAAATTTCGGAGATTGGCACCCACGTTTCACCAAAATCCAGCAGAAATAGCTCAGAGATTAGCTCGTCGGAGCAAGAACTAGCCAGACAAAGCGAGACTACCATCCTGAGATGACCCGCGGTTGGATATTCGCAGGGgggcagcgggggggggggggggggggggggggggggggggggagggaggggggcgAATTGGGGAAGATGGATACCTCGGAAGGGGACGGGCGGGAGTAGGGAGCGAAGCCTAGGAGCTCCATGGCCTCGCTGCTCCTCATCTCCCTCCCTCTCTTCCTCGCGCGATCGCACCGGACAAGCTGCGGCGGTGGACGGCGACGACGGCGGGGCGGCTGGCCGGTCAGGTTGGTCGCGGTAGGCGCAGTGCTCGAACGAAGCACTCAGCAGGAGAAGCCACGGTCGCTCCACATATTTGCGACGCGCGGCGGGCCTCGCTGGCAGCTTCCTGGCCGTGAGATCCAGCCTCCGCCGATCGCACGGCCGAGACGCGCTCACCGAGCCGTCACAGCGCGCTGCTCGTGCACCTGCCGACGGCCGAAGGACTCGAACGGTTCAAAGCAAGCTCTCGGCGATGCGCGCGCGAGGGGGCGGCGCGGCCGCGCCGCGGCCGGAGCACCTGGCGGCGCACGCGCGGCTCGTCAAGTCGGCCGACGCGGACGCGTTCGTCGTCAGCACCGTCATGCGAGCCTACCTCCGCGCCTCGCTCCCGCTGCAGGCCCTGCTCGTCCTCCGCGGCCTCCTCCCGCGCGCGCCCCGCCTCCTCGCCaactccttctccctctccctcgccctccaGGCCTGCGCCGCCTCCGCCGCGCTCGCCTCGTCCGCCGCGACCCGACCGCTCGGCGCCTCGCTCCACGCGCGCGCGGTCAGGTCCGgcttcgccgccgccgacctctTCGTCCGCACCGCGCTCGTCGAGATGTACGCCAAGTCGGGCCGCGCGGAGCTCGCGCGCGCCGCGTTCGACGAGGCGCCCCGCCGGGACGTGTTCCTCTGCAACGTCATGCTCGCGGCCTACGTCGCGCGCGGCGAGGTCGCGGAGGCGAGGCAGGTGTTCGACGGAATGCGGGACAGGGACCTGGTGTCCTGGAACACGATGATCCACGGGTACGCCGTGAGAGGGGATGTCGGGATGGCGAGGGAGATATTCGACGCGACGAGCGACAGGGACGCCTTCTCGTGGAGCTCGATGATCTCCGCGTACGCCAAGGGCCGTCGGTCCAAGGAGGCGCTCGAGCTGTGGAAGGTGATGCGAGCGGCGCGTATCGCTCCAGACTGCATCACCATGGTGAGCGTGCTCTCAGCGTGCAGCGACATGGGGGCGCTGACCATTGGCGCAGAGGTGCACCGGTTTGTCGAGAGCCACAGGGTTGAGGTAGACATGAAGCTCGGTACTGCTCTGGTCGACATGTATGCCAAGTGCGGTGACATTGAGAATTCTCTGAAGGTGTTCCACGCTATGCCTGTGATGGACGTGCTTACTTGGAGTTCAATGATCATCGGACTGG contains:
- the LOC109735318 gene encoding uncharacterized protein yields the protein MRSSEAMELLGFAPYSRPSPSEVKAAYRRMVMESHPDRVPTHEKPQAESKFKQIVEAYSCLKDGRRFGNRMEVHVMRSGVPTGYGRSNKTLVKAPFLLIICAAVSFGSYSASRAYQRQKEVCSSQNPFLP
- the LOC109735302 gene encoding pentatricopeptide repeat-containing protein At5g48910, yielding MRARGGGAAAPRPEHLAAHARLVKSADADAFVVSTVMRAYLRASLPLQALLVLRGLLPRAPRLLANSFSLSLALQACAASAALASSAATRPLGASLHARAVRSGFAAADLFVRTALVEMYAKSGRAELARAAFDEAPRRDVFLCNVMLAAYVARGEVAEARQVFDGMRDRDLVSWNTMIHGYAVRGDVGMAREIFDATSDRDAFSWSSMISAYAKGRRSKEALELWKVMRAARIAPDCITMVSVLSACSDMGALTIGAEVHRFVESHRVEVDMKLGTALVDMYAKCGDIENSLKVFHAMPVMDVLTWSSMIIGLANHGLGHDALSLFSEMISQGLQPNEITFVGVLMACTHVGLVSDGKKYFSSMTDVHGVVPRVEHYGCMVDLLGRAGHVEEAMQLIRSMPFEPDAIIWRTLLGACRIHKNVEIAEEAMAKLRVLDPLADGHYVLLSNIYAQANSWEGVAEMRKTIKRENIQRVPGRSSIEWENTVHEFVSGDRSHPRIEEIYKMLEEMIGRLIQAGYRPMTSLVLQDIDEQSKKRALAEHSEKLAIAFGLLTTPPGSTLRITKNLRACEDCHSAIKLISLVYGRKLIVRDRNRFHHFNEGQCSCKDYW